The following is a genomic window from Falco naumanni isolate bFalNau1 chromosome 10, bFalNau1.pat, whole genome shotgun sequence.
gggacaggagcagccccctccctgtgGAGTCAAGGCAACGCTGGAGCCTGTGGGCCTGGACAGTCTGTGCCAGCCTGTCATGCATCACTGCTCCCTGGGGACACCGGGcccttgcagcagctctgccaccactccagccagggagcacagcaggagGGGACGAGGCAGGGATGCTTCCTGGACCAGGGAGCGCCTGACACACATGGGGCCAGTGGGaccagcaccaggcagctggcaggacGCAGCTCAAAGCCTGTCACATCCCCATGTGCTGAGCCCTGTGGGGAGCCAGGGGTGGCCCCAGAAGGTCCTGACCCTGCCCTCACTGGGTACGATGGCATGGGGAGGACGGGCCACATGCCGTACAGCAGGGACGGCGGGGATGTGTGCGGCAGCCCAGGCAGCCCTCTGCAAGGCCGCAGCCAGGCACCGGCAGCTGATGCTGCAGCTCGGAGGCAGTGCCGACAGCCTTCGGCTGCGGGAATAGCAGTGCAGGAGGAGTTCGGAGGCCAGTGAGCTCAGAACTGGTaaggagggagctgctgcaccGGGCAGCAACTGcagtgcccccccagcacctgcaccaGGGTAGGTGGAGGGGTTCTGGGGCCAGCCCGGCTCAGTATCCCTcatcctgcagggctgcagtgtgtgttgctggcagggctgcggcAGGCACCAGTGAGCCCCAAGGAGCGacaggagctggagaggttGTGGGTGCTGTTCCTCTCTGCCCTGGAGCTCTTCCTAGAGGACCTGTGCCAAGCCCAccacctctgccagctcttCTCTGTGCTGGGGGGTAGCACTGCTCCAATGCACACCAGActggagggctgggagctgcctaGCCACAAGAGGGACCGGCGTGGGGGGGATCCCACACAGCCCCCATCCATCCCATGCCTGGAGGAGATTGAGCAGGTGAGGGCCATGCTAGTGGAGATGGAGAGTAGAGCCAAGATCCTGCTGTGGATGGTGGAGGCCACACAGCCGGTGGGGCCAGGTGGCACTGCAGCACCCATGGCTCGGGCCGGGTGGGGGTGGGGCTCATGCTGGGCACTGTTGCAGGGTGCTCTGACTAGGGGACAGGAGAGcaggtggcagggctggcactcTCTTGCACTCAGGCATCGCAGAGCAGGGGATGGGGCCCTAGGTACCACTGCAGACCCCGTTCCCCTACCCTGGCAGGTgatgctgggggctgccctcaCCTTGCAGAGGGAACAGGACCAGCTCCAGGCACCCCAATCGTTAATGAAGCCCGTGTTACCCCAGGGGGGTCGGTGTCCCTCCCTTCATGCCCATGCCTGCAGAGGGGCCAAGATGACTGAGAGCAGGTGCCTCTGGGCACTGACAGGCTGCCAAGCTGCAACAATACCCCCGGAAGAGTTAT
Proteins encoded in this region:
- the LOC121094820 gene encoding LOW QUALITY PROTEIN: regulator of G-protein signaling 9-binding protein-like (The sequence of the model RefSeq protein was modified relative to this genomic sequence to represent the inferred CDS: substituted 1 base at 1 genomic stop codon), with amino-acid sequence MCAAAQAALCKAAARHRQLMLQLGGSADSLRLREXQCRRSSEASELRTGLQCVLLAGLRQAPVSPKERQELERLWVLFLSALELFLEDLCQAHHLCQLFSVLGGSTAPMHTRLEGWELPSHKRDRRGGDPTQPPSIPCLEEIEQVRAMLVEMESRAKILLWMVEATQPVGPGGTAAPMARAG